The following proteins are co-located in the Ktedonobacteraceae bacterium genome:
- a CDS encoding glycosyltransferase family 39 protein, whose amino-acid sequence MRQLQSRIPRGVAVLSFLTLLALILLALDALCYTVALPVEIDIESGIATLHVDSQTLRLGHISLPITLQFAPRDPVVHEYQIDGTDSTNNLTLDPAYLHSISSSPYYHFQAWMRDLDGTSRWRNLEVFAGGHSIGGTNWPLNGSQVVLPNAGSLRISVELQRPETPMTLNLIAADGTILHITLDRNDRQIAITRDVQGQAANQPVTSAFFPISSLPFVAMVIDTLVRIMLWAVILLLMVLIGESVIGFIIKTKWPRSTSQVMESPPDFPTMPAAGQTSRQETKQHLTAFSLYLRKCWQSFTKAIHPVALIALTGSLIFVSWISLVQYNAEPHIYDASAYLFAAKMYALEHLSVPIPAAIDRFPGPFMVVFNGQWFGQYEPGTSLTLVPGIWLGIPWLVEPVLGTFALLGIGLIAARLYDRRVATLAILLGALSPFYSYLAASYLSHAVALFYLVWGLWALLRFAQGEAGWNLPLSAVCFGMAALTRDLVAVLFVLIVLLGVLLLHWKRLRHDWQRWIIPGLSFIAVAIIFLGLYFSFNAILTGNPQTTPRSLFFAGDHWGFGQGVGFYGQHTVAAGFVNLDELLTILQIDLFGWPFYLTLAFLALPFLTWRAKGADWLMLAGAAIMTGAYIGYFYHGIYLGPRYLFETLPFLLILTARGILALNSAGIAAGRAAVQWLHHTLPVNKVRNGPAFSLITVALVVALIACNLGYYMPRQIALHTNYTGLPAWYNVDASEIYHAPLHSAIVVTDDYTIYQFILFPLNDPLLQGNVIYAWASNPAQYEELRTAFPGRTLYQMVIEADGSVRFVNLGD is encoded by the coding sequence ATGCGACAGCTACAATCACGAATCCCGCGTGGTGTGGCTGTATTGTCATTTTTAACGCTGTTAGCGCTCATATTACTTGCGTTGGATGCATTATGCTATACCGTTGCCTTACCGGTTGAGATCGATATTGAGAGCGGTATCGCTACACTTCATGTTGATAGCCAGACCCTGCGACTTGGTCACATCTCGCTGCCCATAACGCTGCAATTCGCGCCGCGCGACCCGGTAGTCCATGAATACCAGATTGATGGCACCGACAGCACCAACAACCTGACATTAGACCCGGCATACCTGCACTCTATTTCCTCGTCCCCTTATTACCACTTCCAGGCATGGATGCGCGACCTGGATGGCACCAGTCGCTGGCGCAACCTTGAAGTATTTGCCGGTGGTCACTCGATTGGAGGGACGAACTGGCCCCTCAATGGTTCGCAAGTAGTGCTGCCGAACGCCGGATCATTACGTATAAGCGTAGAACTACAGCGCCCAGAGACACCCATGACGCTCAACCTGATCGCAGCGGATGGCACAATCCTGCATATCACGCTCGACCGTAACGACCGCCAGATTGCTATCACCCGCGATGTGCAAGGGCAGGCCGCCAATCAACCTGTGACCAGCGCATTCTTCCCAATCAGTTCTCTTCCTTTTGTCGCCATGGTTATTGACACGCTGGTGCGGATCATGCTCTGGGCCGTGATACTTTTGCTCATGGTCCTGATTGGCGAAAGCGTAATCGGGTTCATCATAAAAACAAAATGGCCTCGCTCAACATCACAGGTTATGGAAAGTCCACCTGACTTTCCAACAATGCCGGCGGCTGGACAAACAAGCAGGCAAGAGACAAAGCAGCATCTTACTGCTTTCAGTCTTTACCTGCGAAAATGTTGGCAGAGTTTTACCAAAGCCATCCACCCGGTTGCCCTGATTGCGCTCACCGGCTCTCTGATTTTCGTATCGTGGATTTCGCTCGTCCAGTACAACGCTGAGCCGCACATCTACGATGCCAGCGCGTATCTTTTTGCAGCGAAAATGTACGCGCTGGAACACCTCTCCGTTCCCATACCAGCAGCGATAGACCGTTTCCCGGGGCCTTTCATGGTGGTATTCAACGGGCAGTGGTTTGGACAATATGAACCTGGCACCTCCTTAACTCTGGTTCCGGGCATCTGGCTGGGCATACCCTGGTTGGTCGAACCGGTTCTGGGAACCTTCGCACTGCTTGGTATCGGGCTGATAGCGGCGAGGCTTTATGACCGCCGGGTGGCAACATTGGCGATCTTACTGGGTGCGCTTTCGCCGTTTTACAGTTACCTTGCCGCCAGCTACCTGAGTCATGCAGTTGCGCTCTTCTACCTCGTCTGGGGACTATGGGCGCTGCTGCGTTTCGCACAGGGCGAGGCAGGCTGGAATTTGCCGTTATCGGCGGTTTGCTTCGGCATGGCAGCATTGACACGCGACCTGGTTGCTGTCCTCTTCGTTCTCATTGTCCTGCTGGGAGTGCTTTTGCTTCATTGGAAAAGACTACGTCATGATTGGCAGCGCTGGATCATACCGGGATTGAGCTTTATCGCGGTCGCAATCATCTTTCTCGGTCTTTACTTCAGCTTCAATGCCATTTTGACTGGCAACCCTCAAACGACGCCGCGCAGCCTCTTTTTCGCCGGTGACCACTGGGGCTTTGGGCAGGGAGTTGGCTTCTACGGGCAGCACACGGTGGCCGCCGGTTTCGTCAACCTGGACGAGTTGCTGACCATTCTCCAGATCGACCTCTTCGGCTGGCCGTTTTATCTGACACTGGCATTTCTGGCACTGCCGTTCCTGACCTGGCGAGCTAAAGGCGCAGACTGGCTGATGCTGGCAGGGGCAGCTATCATGACCGGCGCTTATATTGGCTATTTCTACCACGGCATTTACCTCGGGCCGCGCTACCTTTTTGAAACACTGCCATTCCTGCTCATCCTCACTGCTCGCGGCATCCTGGCTCTGAATTCGGCGGGCATAGCTGCCGGGCGCGCAGCAGTTCAGTGGCTGCATCATACGTTACCCGTGAACAAAGTACGGAACGGGCCTGCTTTCAGCCTCATTACGGTAGCACTGGTTGTAGCGCTGATAGCCTGCAATCTGGGATATTACATGCCGCGCCAGATTGCACTGCATACCAACTACACCGGCCTGCCGGCCTGGTACAACGTTGACGCGTCGGAGATATATCATGCTCCCCTGCACAGTGCCATCGTTGTAACGGATGATTACACCATTTACCAGTTCATTCTCTTCCCCCTAAACGACCCGCTGCTGCAAGGCAATGTGATCTACGCCTGGGCCAGCAACCCTGCGCAATATGAAGAACTGCGCACTGCCTTTCCTGGCAGGACGCTGTACCAGATGGTGATTGAGGCAGATGGGTCGGTGAGGTTTGTCAATTTGGGGGATTGA